The following DNA comes from Kaistia sp. 32K.
GCGCCGAAGAAATCGATCCGCGTCTCGATGCCCTTTTCGATCGCGATCGCGGCGACATTGGCGGCCGGTTCGATTCCCCGCGCCGGAACGCCGAGAGGGCCGAAATGCTGCAGCAGATAGCCATCATTGCTGGCAATCTCGACGACGGAGCTTCGCGCGTTCAGTTGCAGTCGCTGCGTGATCGCCTCGCAATAAGCCTTCGCATGCGCAACCCAGCTCGACGAATAGGACGAATGATACGCATAGTCGTCGAAGATCGCGTCAGGCCTGACATAGGCCTTGAGCTGAACCAGGAAGCAGAATTCACAGGCTAGGACCCGAAGCGGGTAGGTGACCTCGCCTTCGTCGATCCTGTCCGCCGCAACGAAGCTCTCGCAGAGCGGCGACATGCCGAGATCGACGAAGACGTGATGCAGGTCGGCGCCACAAAGGCGGCACGTCCCCAGAACGTCGCGCCCCCCGGGCGTCGATCCGAAAGACTTTGTCATCGAACCCCCTCCATCCCCAGTCACCTCGGTACAGGCTGAATTGCGGAGAACTCGCCCACAGGTTGTACTAGGAACATATCAAGAACCGGGAGAAGGTCGCCTCAGACGTTCTGAGGAGGGGCCGGAGGCTGCTCGCTACGCCTTTCGGATGGGGACAGATCAAGCTCCGTCCAGAGGCGCCGGTATCTACGGCTTTCGGCCGGCTTGCTGCCCGGAAGCCGGGCCGTCCAGAGTGCGATGATCTGGATTTCTTCCATGCCTGAGCAGGAAGCCATGGCCAGCATCGACGTCGCCATACCCAACTACAACTATGGTCGGTATCTTCGCGAGTGCGTCGAGAGCGTGCTGACGCAGGATGTCGCTGCGCTGCGCGTCCTCATCCTCGACAATGCCTCGGACGACAACAGCGCGGCGATCGCGCGCCAGCTGGCCTCTAGAGATCGCCGGGTCACATTCGTGCAGCACGCGACCAATCTCGGTCACCAGGCATCGTTCAACGAGGCCATCGACTGGGCGTCCTCAGACTATTTCATGATCCTCTGCGCGGACGATCTGCTGACCCAGGGATCCCTGCCGAGAGCCCTGTCGGTGCTGGAACAGAACCCGGATGTGACGCTGGCGTTTGGAGAGCTCGCGGCAACGAAGCCCGTAAAAAGGCGACCGATGACCGCGGGGCCCGTCGACTGGCAGATCATGCCGGCGCTGAACCTGCTCGAACAGTTTTGCCGCACGGGCCTCTATTCGGTTCGCAGTTGCTCCGCCGTGGTACGAACCTCGGCCCAGAAGCGGGCGGGACACTATTGCGCGGCGCTGGACCAATCTGACGACTTCGAATTGATGATGCGCCTCACCCTGCAGGGAGGGCTCATAGCCCGGACGCGGACCCCGCAGCTCTTTATGCGGGCGCACGAGCTCGAGCGATCGGCCATTGTCCGCCGCAACCGAAGTCTGCAGATTCTTGCCTACGAGGCGGCGTTCACATGGTTCTTTACGCATGAAGGGGCCACCCATCCCGAAGCTGCGCGGCTTGCGCGGCTGGCGGCGCGCGGGTTGGTCGGTCGTGCCTATTGGTCCGGCTTGAGCCATCTCTGCCGGGGCGAGATCCGCAACGCAGCCGGCCTGTTTCGCTATGTGGC
Coding sequences within:
- a CDS encoding glycosyltransferase family 2 protein, coding for MPEQEAMASIDVAIPNYNYGRYLRECVESVLTQDVAALRVLILDNASDDNSAAIARQLASRDRRVTFVQHATNLGHQASFNEAIDWASSDYFMILCADDLLTQGSLPRALSVLEQNPDVTLAFGELAATKPVKRRPMTAGPVDWQIMPALNLLEQFCRTGLYSVRSCSAVVRTSAQKRAGHYCAALDQSDDFELMMRLTLQGGLIARTRTPQLFMRAHELERSAIVRRNRSLQILAYEAAFTWFFTHEGATHPEAARLARLAARGLVGRAYWSGLSHLCRGEIRNAAGLFRYVASRSWSSTLLPPLDYLIRNEPRPGVGSMTATVRRMLPASWC